Below is a window of Xiphophorus maculatus strain JP 163 A chromosome 19, X_maculatus-5.0-male, whole genome shotgun sequence DNA.
CTGAAAACTGATCAGAAGACTTCCCGGTACATCCAGTTGGGCTGGAAGGTCCAGGTTATTCCAGACAGACGGATGGACCGGCTGTTCAAGCTGCAGTCCTTAGAAGATTGTGACTGAGAAGCACAGATCAATAGAGTAATTTCCAGCAGTCTGGGGAATTATCCAGCTCACTGCCCACCGATACCATGCAAACTAaagacacacattcacacacacactccccatGTCCTAAAGCCAGCAGCCTCTACACACTGAATcgatttatatttttacaggaGATTGACTGAGAGAATTTAGCCCATCTTCAGATGACTGAAAGCTGTCTGCTTCATGCTATTTCAGCCCTGACTCCCACCTCGCCCTTTCGTCTCATGATGTGATCTGACTCCTTTAGGTGTGCATTGGTGTTGCACTAAGATAAAGATTTTCTCAATCTTCTTGCAGCAGAAGAAACATCACCATCATGTCATTGGTGATGTGGTAGAAAACCTCCAGATAAAGGTTGAATTTTAGGCACAAACGATGTGAAGCATTCAGTGGCTTACAGAAGCTTCATACCTGTTGAATCGTatcattttgtcaaattaaaaccacaaacttcaaactATTTCATGAGGACTTTCTATGAAAGAAGTCATATTTAAAGGAACCACCTGCAGAACTAAGAGAAACTGTGTTTTGCTTCACTGGAGATTcctctaaatcaggggtgtcaaactccagtcctcaaggcccagtgtcctgcaacttttagctgtgcctctgctgcaccacacctgaatagaataatgaGGTCaatagcaaggctctggagaactgatctacacaaggaggaggtaattaagccatttcattccagtgttttgtacctgtggcacatctaaaaactgcaggacagcggcccttgaggcctggagtttgacgcCTGTGCTCTAAAGCAGcttttcccaattccggtcctcaggcctccctgctctgcatgttttagatgtgcctctattccagagcagctgattcaaatgattgcatgaccatcaagtgctgcagaaacctgttgatcacccatatattcaatcgaggtgtgtagcagaagggaaacacctaaaacatgcagggcagggaggcctgaggaccggaattgggaaacgccgcTCTAAAGCATTGTTCTCTCAGTCATCCTCAGATAATAAACTTCTGATCCAAAGACGAAGAACTGGATCTGGCCagattaaattaacattttgagaGACGGGGGATCAAAAACCCAGCGGTCATTTTAACTGAGCTTCAGAGATCTGATGTGGAGACAGGAATGCAGGCCTCCACTGATTTTGGCTTTATGGTGGAGGCacattcaacatttattttattttaatttaaaatcttgcATTCACTCTGTCAATATGTGACACTGAGTGTAGAATAATGCATGATTGGTGTTTCCACATCCTGACCAGCAGTGGTACTCTGAATCAGATAGTTTACAGAATTTTAAGGgataatatagatttttttcgATGCTGAAAAACTCATATTGTGATTCACAAATCACTCTGCTGTTATCATATTTCCATTCCTCATTTACTTTgaattaatacaataaaaacattccttTGTTGTAGGTGtgtaagaaaataattatttgtaagTCTTGGAAtattatttgaatgtttttgtcattgttgAAATAATGTTTACTGCCTACCATGCAAACATTTGATCAGTAAAGTTAGCATTGAATCTGGTCAGAGGCAAACAGCTAACTGTAGCTGAAATCTAAGCCCAAAGTTTttcatgaataaatgttttgatatgtaaaataatttattttaaagctattttGCCACTATTAAAGTCAGATATTTTAAGATTTGCAACTTCAGCTACAGAAAAATAGGCGTTGCAAAGCTCTTTCAAAAGAttctttacattgtttttgatTGCTTGTGCTTTCTCAGATCACCAGaacaaatgtgttaaaatttggttttaaaagttcacattttaatACTCTTAAGAAATTTCCAGTGCAGTTTTCCCAGGATATGAGGAAGAAGATTCTGTGATCCAATGAAATATTATGCTTGGAGAAAACCTGcttggtggtagcatcatgctgagttttgttttttatttttattttaaataaattatttttctccctGAAGTGGCTCAGTTTAGGTGCAGGAGGAATACCTCTGCTCAGATCCCTAAACCTATCCTGAAAATGGGTTTCAATAATAAACTGAGAGGTTTGTCTTTCCCCTCATCCTCCTGCAAGAAAAGCTCCAATCTAAATTAATCTCCCACTTCAACAGGCTGAAGAAgattgaactcctccacttcaGGCAGAGACATCAAcgatttttttaaaggacattggaaaaataagaataagaattttttttggaaatagctgaaaataatttctgaaatctaattttatatgcaggcataaaaaaaaagagttgtaGAGTCTCATCTTTTAGAAATATGGGCTcacatatttctgtattttgaaaaatactgtTAGTGTCGTATGGTTCTTTCTTTTCAACTTTATACTTGATCATGCTTGTTCtcaactgctttttaaaaatttattaatttactttcAATATTTTAGAGGTTTAATTAGTTGTTTACTGCGGGACTCTTTTCCTCCATCCTCATCTCTCTCTACCTCTATTCCCCAGGCGGCCCTATACTTCCAGGCACCGACCCACGTCTGGCCGGGTTGCAGAGCTCCTGGCCCGGCCCGCAGAGGGGCCCCAAAGCCCGGAGGGCTGGATGACGGACAAGAAGCGCCGATCTCTTTCCGATCTCTTATCAGCTACAGCAGATTCTCGGGGGACTCATTCAGGAGGAAAGCAATGCCCACGGTGTTGTCACACATCAGCGGCACAGAAACGGTCATTAGTGGTATTAAAAGAGATAAGATCGGGATCCGAGTCCCATGGGAGCCGTTTCTATTTGCACACTGAACTACACAAAGAATTGGTTCCGTTTTTTCTCTTGATTGGTAGCAGGCAAGCCCAAAACCTTGGAACAGCTCCCAATGGTAAGACGGGCAAAATAAAACCAGTATGGTCATAAAACACCCCGGGAAAAGACATGAATAGGAAAAGAAAGCGCAGTGAATGACAAATTAGACGCATGAGTGAGAACTCAATGCAGGAAACGTGAATAACAGCAGAACATCCGCCAAGTTGAACACAGCCCCCATTAAATCTGTTACTTATCTTACTCAGTATTCTTGTTTAAGTCTACCCTGAAAATTTCGagtcaaaaagcaaaatcagaagcaaaacaatgattttaaattatatatttgctccagaaacaacaattttaaatttatatctATTTTGGTAATACAATTCTAATTACATGGACGCCTTACACTCGTTGATTGAcaatgattatggcttacagctaagTCGTGTTCTTCAAAATACTAcaacagcaataataataaaaatgttttttttatttcacataagTTACACTCAGCATAATTATAGGGGAAGATTGTTGACTTTATCAGGCAGAAAGTTGTTGACATCCTTAACAAGGAGGGTCTACAACATAAGGTAATGGCTAAACAAGCTAGCAGTTTTAAAGGTGCTTTAATTACTataaagttgagtggaaggaaaaactgtggttAAGAAGAGAAGGCACCAGCTATATGGATGAGCAGCAATATGGGGAGTGAAACAGTTTGGTGGAGATTTGcaagctgattggctgtagtTGGCACTTCAAGAGcgaccatacacacacatgcgcgcgcatacacacacaaaactgtTGCAGTGTTTGTGTTGATCATCTCCTGAACCAGATGTGTTACTGGACGTTTGTCAAATGGTTTAAAGTCTTCTTTATAGAAAATTTTGCAATCCAGCCAACTGAAGTCCAGACTAAAGTTTCCACAGGCTCAGATGATTTTATGGTGCCATGTCATCTCTTGGTGTTGCTCCACTTTATTTTACTGTCCAAAGTAATTCACGCTTTCTCCTTCTGACAAGTCCTTTGGACATGGTGATGTCATTTTCAGCAGGATTTGGTACATCATGCCCAGGATTCCAAAAGTATCAATACCAGATTAATCAATATCATATCGCCGTGATAGATTGGCCATGAAACTCACCTGACCGAAACGCTACAGATAATTTACGCAGTATTgggaagaggaagagggaaaCCAGAGCCACCATCAGCTCAGCCGCAGATTTTCTTcagactgacatttttgttttaaataatctcattggtcttatgtaatattatttttttctctaaattatcAGAAATCACTGTCCCGAAATGTCAAAAAGTTGCGTTTTCTATCcgacatgtttatttatttatatatttgaatcATTTAAACACCTTTATGACTCACTGATGTTAGTATGGGGTGAAAAATCCCTTTAATTCATTCTCTAAAGCTAGATATATGACGCTGTCTCCAAAGTTTGAACTAATtagtgacagaaaaacattgttttctcgctctctctcgTGCGCTCATCCAACCTGCGCGCGCCTCTCCATCCCTCCCTCTCTTCACTTCAAAGCTGCACTTCAAAGTCAGCCTCCACACACGAGCTGTTCTTTCGCAACATCCTCGCCATCATCACGATGCCTCGAGGATTCTTGGTAAAGCGGAACCGCCGAGGTTCGGCGACGTACCGCGCACGAAGCGACGGCACCGGCACACCTGAAGCGCCCAGCTGTGACCGGAGTCGCGCGCAGGCTGAGAGCTACGGTTCAGTGGGACTCTTGAATCACCGTCCAGGTGGAGCATCGCTGGAACTCCGCGAGGATCCGGGTAGGGAGGCGTGGAGTCCCCACGTGGAGCCCGCGGTGGAGGCGGAAGCTGACCGGCGCGCACAGTTACCGGAGACCGAGGTGGACGTTTTGAGTGTGGACGGTGACTTCCCCTGTTTCTacccacctccacctccacacGAACCGAGCATAAACAAGTCCTGTAGTCCAGTCAAACCAGTGGGAACGAGGCTGCTGGAGCAGCACGTGGAGAGCGAACAGCAGCCGTGCTCCCCGGTACCGGACCTACCGGACCTGCCGTTCCTGGTGAGCGCCGCGCCGACCTCCGTGTCCGCTTCCATCGAGAGGCTGCTCGCAagcggcggcggcagcagcagcaacaaccgTCTCCACGCGCAGTCCTATGGTCACAACGACCCGAATCTGGCTCACGTGCACTTGTTCCCGTCTCTGACCCTGATGGGTCAAGAGAACGCCACAAGAAAGCGCTCGTACCTTGATTCGGACCACCAGAACAAACTCAGCACTAAGCAGACGAAGAAACCCAAACCGAACCGGAGACAGAACTTCGAGGATGAGGTCACCACGTCTCCGGTTCTGGGTCTGCGCATCAAGAAGGAGAGTCCGGAGCTGAGGAGGTCTGCTCCCACCGGGACTCAGCCCCTCGGAGAGTTTATCTGCCAGCTCTGTAAGGAGGAGTACCCCGACCCCTTCTCCCTCGCGCAGCACAAATGCTCCCGCATAGTGCGCGTGGAGTACCGCTGCCCCGAGTGCGACAAGGTCTTCAGCTGTCCCGCCAACCTGGCCTCCCACCGGCGCTGGCACAAACCACGTCCGGTAAACAACCAGGGCATAGAAGGTCACGCGAACCGGACCCAGCCGCTAAAGGAGGCACGAGCCTTCGTCACGCACGAGCGGCAGCCGGTGGACTTGGAGGGAAAGGAGAATGAGTTGCTGCGCGCGCACACCAATCAGCACCTGGACAGCTCCCGCGTGCTGCTGCTCCACGGTCGGACCCGAGACACTCCCGATTCCTCCTCCACTCACTACCGGAACCCGGACCTGCAGCAGCACGTGAGAGCCGCGGACAGCCCTCCGTCCGGACTCCTGCGTCTGACCCCGggcgagcagcagcagcagcagccgctgACCTTCGTCCGGTCCTTAGTGGAGGAGGAACTGTACGAGTGCCGCTACTGCGGGAAGAAGTTCCGCCGGCAGGCTTACTTGAAGAAACACCTGGCCGCGCACGAGATGACAGCGCGCGCTTCACCAACCCCATCGTCCTACAGCCAAGCGCGCGACACCGGCAGTGTCCAGAGCGGCCAGGTGTTCCTGTGTCACCTGTGTGGCGCGCGGTTCCCGTCGGTGGAAATCCGGGACAAGCACCGCGTGTGGCACGCGATGAGGGACGAGCTGCTGGCGGAAACGCTGGGGGGAGCGCTGGCAGCGGACGGGTTCCACGCGCACAGAGAGGAGGGCAGCGGCAGGGAGCGCGAGCAGCAACAGATCTTCACGTGCAAGTACTGTTCGTCCACGTTCTTCAGCTCCCCTGGGCTCACGAGACACATCAACAAGTCTCACCCCACCGAGAATCGGCAGGTGATGCTGCTGCAGATGACAGTACGACCATAAAAAATGATCAGACGGATCGATTATCAATGACAGGAGCCAAACTTAAatgtagattttgttttgtgtattcgGACTAAGCTGTCCCTGtgcctttaatttaaaacttaattCCGTTTTTCTGATTAACAAGGTAAACAAAAGTAATCTTCAATTATATATCCTGTAATGAATGCAAGGCATTAAAATCCACGTGGAGAAATTTAAATGGAGTTGAGGGTCGCTGTCTTTGGTGCTGAAACAGCCAATAAACCGGTATGGACTCTGAAGCAATTCCTTATtaagctcagaaaaaaaaaaatacggtAACGTGTTTTGATAAAGTTTCAGCTCTATGATATTTTCATACAGAAACAAAGCATTCAATGTAACAACAGATTGCTACATAATTCATATcagtattgattttaaaaatgactatgGAGTTAGAAATACAACCGAAGCTCCTAGAAGCCTGTACAGATCTATTTTAATATGTTCTACGTTCACTGTGTAACTGATTCCAAGCTACTGTCAATAAACATATTGATgatcacctttttttttgtcacatcaaTAAACATTCAGGAACCACAGGTACAAATCCTTTATTGTTTAAGTCCATTGTTGCACATTGacactttattttgtgtttgaaacagCTACACTGTTTACAGGTTTGCTGAGTTTGcgagcatgtgtgtgtgctgaaaaCATGCAGTTAGTGCTGAAATGCAGTTTCTTTTTACATCAGTAGTTACAAACATCTGCCAACATGTGGACATCCAGAGCCTACAGAGGCGGCGGGTAATTCAACTTAAATGTGACTTTCTTCCTCATCTCGcagaagaaacatttgttttattttattttggcttaTGCTTATCAGGTTTTAAACTGAgtattgttaaattattttccagGAAATTGATTAAGAAAGGGACAAATTAATAGATGATGAGCATGCAGACATGGGCAGATTTAAGTGCTGGGACGGCACAGAATTCATAACAACAAATTGTATTTTGAcctctaaaaataatttaaagggaCCAGCACTCAGCTTAACtctaaaacacaaaggaaacatTTAGTCGGTCTTATTAAAGAATggcattttatcaaaaaaaaaaaaaaaagtacagtccctttcctttcatttatttcttcatctatttttataaaaatatatgtctgagactgcaaaaagaaaactaaactaataCTGGGCAATGGATATGTGAAGGGAAACCAAAGTAACATTTTCTCCAAATCAGCCCATCTAATTTGATCTGGAGATTTGTGAAGTCTCTAAACAGAGAGCGGATTAATGCtaaaatatactgtacatattcTAAAATGACGATTCCACCTCTTCTCATCTTTGGCTCTCAGTCtggtttttgttgtcttttccatCAGGACCCATTTAGCAACAAGTGAAATGCTGGAGTTGTAAAACCTGACACCAGCTGAAGTCTGTGGAAAGAAAGTCAAACCAGAGAGACCCTCCGCCTAATTAACAATGTGAACTAAACGGGCTCATTTCCAAATTTCCAGAGGATGAAGTGCAAACTGATGAAGAAAAACGCTCTAGTTAAATGTAACATTCTGTAGTGTTGacccatgtttttatttatagcaAACAC
It encodes the following:
- the insm2 gene encoding insulinoma-associated protein 2, with protein sequence MPRGFLVKRNRRGSATYRARSDGTGTPEAPSCDRSRAQAESYGSVGLLNHRPGGASLELREDPGREAWSPHVEPAVEAEADRRAQLPETEVDVLSVDGDFPCFYPPPPPHEPSINKSCSPVKPVGTRLLEQHVESEQQPCSPVPDLPDLPFLVSAAPTSVSASIERLLASGGGSSSNNRLHAQSYGHNDPNLAHVHLFPSLTLMGQENATRKRSYLDSDHQNKLSTKQTKKPKPNRRQNFEDEVTTSPVLGLRIKKESPELRRSAPTGTQPLGEFICQLCKEEYPDPFSLAQHKCSRIVRVEYRCPECDKVFSCPANLASHRRWHKPRPVNNQGIEGHANRTQPLKEARAFVTHERQPVDLEGKENELLRAHTNQHLDSSRVLLLHGRTRDTPDSSSTHYRNPDLQQHVRAADSPPSGLLRLTPGEQQQQQPLTFVRSLVEEELYECRYCGKKFRRQAYLKKHLAAHEMTARASPTPSSYSQARDTGSVQSGQVFLCHLCGARFPSVEIRDKHRVWHAMRDELLAETLGGALAADGFHAHREEGSGREREQQQIFTCKYCSSTFFSSPGLTRHINKSHPTENRQVMLLQMTVRP